The Syntrophorhabdus sp. genomic sequence CAGAGCGGTACACCCACGCGATCGCGGGACTGACCATCCTCACCTGCGGCCTGATGATCCAATTCCTGGGGCTGTGAGGGAACGATGAAAGAACCCGGCAGCAACGATGAATTCCTTCGTGTGATCAACGAAATGTTCAGCGAGAAGATCCCTTTCAACAGGTTGCTCGGACTCAGTATAGAATCGATGGGCCCCGAAGGCGTGACGGTGTCCTTTCGGATGCGGGGCGAGCTCATGGGACATCGGAAGCGCCGTATGGTCCATGGCGGCGTGATATCATCCGTCATCGACGTCACCGGAGGGCTCGTCGCCTTCATGGGCGCGCAGGAAAGAATGGACAAAACGCTGGAGGCCAAGCTTGAGAGATTCGGGCGGGTGAGCACCATCGACCTGCGCGTCGACTTCCTCCGCCCCGGCACGGGCATGACCTTCACCGCCACCGCACGGACCCTGAGAACGGGCAACAAGGTCGCCGTGACGAGAACGGAACTGACCAACGACACGGGAGAGCTCATCGCGGTGGGAACGGGATCGTATATAGTGGCGTAAAGGCAGGTTCCGGGTTATGGGATAGAGGCGCGTCGTGGGCCACCCATGACCTATTGCCTATTACCCGGTCTCCCATTTCTGCTATACTATTCCCGATGCAAGCCGATCTTTCCATGCTGACGCCCTGCGTCGTGTGTCCCCGTCGGTGCGGGGTTGACCGCCTTGCCGGGGAAAGGGGGTTCTGCGGGGCGGGGAGGGATGTCCTTGTGGCCCATATCGGGCCCCATTTCGGGGAGGAGCCGCCCATCTCCGGGACACGGGGGTCGGGGAACATATTCTTCTCCTTCTGCAACCTCCGCTGCGTCTTCTGCCAGAACTACCAGATAAGCCACGAGGGCCAGGGAAGCCCGGTGACCCTTGATGAACTTGTGGAGATGTTCTTTTCCCTCGAGGCGATGGGGTGCCACAACGTCAATCTCGTGAGCCCAACGCCATATGTCCCCTTCATCGCCGCGGCCGTCGGAGAAGCGAAGAGAAGGGGCATCGGCATACCTTTCGTGTACAACACGAACGGCTACGACAGCGTCGACGCCCTTCGCACCCTGGAAGGCCTTGTCGACATCTACCTGCCCGATCTCAAGTACTGGGGCCCCGTCGTCGCTCGAAAGCTCTCCGGCGCGGCAGCTCACGCCCCCTACCCCGAATGCGCCCGCGCGGCGCTTATCGAGATGAAGCGCCAGGTGGGGGGCCTTGTCGTCGAGGACGGCATCGCGAAAAGGGGCCTCCTCGTCCGCCATCTCGTGCTCCCCGGTGGCCTTGCCGGTTCTCGTCCTGCGCTCGGCTGGATCGCCGAAAATCTGGGCAAACAGACCTGGGTGGGTCTCATGTCCCAGTACCTTCCCCTGCACCGCTCCGGCGAGTACCCGATCCTCTCCCGACGGATACGTCAGGAGGAATACGACGACGTCGTTTCCTTCTTATTAAGTAATGGTATGGACAATGTCTTCACCCAGGACCTCGAAAGCGCTCCGCTCTTCGTCCCCGACTTCGGCAAGGAGCAACCCTTCGGCGAACGGGCAGGAAAGACGCGTAAATGACAGAAAAGACGAAAAGCCCGTCTCACGCCCGTTCGCCCTTCGGGCTCACTCGAGCACACGGAGAGAAAAGAGAGAAAAGATCGTTCCCTGATCCCGGAGACTACCGGGATCAGGGAACACTTTCGATTCCGCCTTTCCCTTATGACGAGCGGAATAGAAAAGAGTTGTCTTTGCCTCCCGCCGGGACGGCGGGACGAGAAGGCCGCCGGATCTTGGTAGGCTCCGAGATCCGGCGGCAATCTTTTCTCTCTTTCCTCCTCTCTTTGCGACCTCTGCGAACTCGAGCGAAGCGGGCGAGAGATAGTGTTTTTGATCTTTTTCATCCAATAAAGGAGGCACAATGGAACTCAAGACCGTAAAGATCGACATACCCGAAGGCTTGAACATCATCATCGGCCAGTCACACTTCATCAAGACCGTCGAGGACCTCTACGAGATACTCGTCGGGAGCGCGCCGTCGCTCACGTTCGGCGTCGCCTTCTCCGAGGCGAGCGGGCCCTGCCTCGTGAGGTACGAGGGCAATGACGAAACCCTTAAGAAGCTCGCCGCCGAAACGTCCTTCACCCTTTCCTGCGGGCACACCTTCGTCATCTTCCTCAAGGACGGTTTTCCCATCAACGTCCTCAACGCCGT encodes the following:
- a CDS encoding thioesterase family protein, translated to MKEPGSNDEFLRVINEMFSEKIPFNRLLGLSIESMGPEGVTVSFRMRGELMGHRKRRMVHGGVISSVIDVTGGLVAFMGAQERMDKTLEAKLERFGRVSTIDLRVDFLRPGTGMTFTATARTLRTGNKVAVTRTELTNDTGELIAVGTGSYIVA
- a CDS encoding radical SAM protein, yielding MQADLSMLTPCVVCPRRCGVDRLAGERGFCGAGRDVLVAHIGPHFGEEPPISGTRGSGNIFFSFCNLRCVFCQNYQISHEGQGSPVTLDELVEMFFSLEAMGCHNVNLVSPTPYVPFIAAAVGEAKRRGIGIPFVYNTNGYDSVDALRTLEGLVDIYLPDLKYWGPVVARKLSGAAAHAPYPECARAALIEMKRQVGGLVVEDGIAKRGLLVRHLVLPGGLAGSRPALGWIAENLGKQTWVGLMSQYLPLHRSGEYPILSRRIRQEEYDDVVSFLLSNGMDNVFTQDLESAPLFVPDFGKEQPFGERAGKTRK